A stretch of DNA from Streptomyces xanthii:
GTCCGTTTCGCGACGGTCGACAAGGCTCCCGAAGGTGTTCCCCGCCTCGAATTGACGCCGGATCACAGCGGCGCCGCGGCCAGTCTGCGCCGCTTCGGCCCCGACCGGCTGGTGCGGGAGGCGGTGCGCGTCGCGGGGCAGCTCCCGCCGGGAGTCGCGCGCGACACCCGGAATCTCAAGGTCCGTTCGTACGACGCCATCTCGCTGGAGCTCACCCGGGGGCGGGTCGTCGAGTGGGGAAGTGCCGAGAAGGGCGCGGCCAAGGCGCGTGCACTCGTCGCTCTCATGAAAGCAGCCCCGAAGGCCCGGCACTTCGACGTGAGTGTCCCCACCGCCCCGGCCTCGTCGCGGAGTTGACGCTCATCGGCGCAGGCCAGCACCCTGGTTGGGCAGCGCTACGGCTGATCACATAGGGTGAAAAGAAAAACGGGAGGTTCGGCGTGTTCGTTGAACGGGCGCCACTTGTCGACTTAGTGTCAGGTTCGGAAGAGTCCAGGAAACAGACACACTGGTAACCCTAAACTTCAGCGTTAGGGTTCGGGTCGGCAGTCGACTAGTACTCAACTAGTGGTCCGGACCGTCCCAATTCGGCATCAGTCGTCGCACCGTAGAAGCGAAGCGGCGACACGTAACTCGAGGCGAGAGGCCTTCGACGTGGCAGCACCGCAGAACTACCTCGCAGTCATCAAAGTCATCGGTGTCGGCGGCGGTGGTGTCAATGCCATCAACCGGATGATCGAGGTCGGTCTCAAGGGCGTCGAGTTCATCGCCATCAACACCGACGCGCAAGCCCTGTTGATGAGCGACGCGGACGTCAAGCTCGACGTCGGCCGTGAACTCACCCGCGGACTCGGCGCCGGAGCCAATCCGGCCGTCGGACGCAAGGCGGCCGAGGACCACCGCGAGGAGATCGAGGAGGTTCTCAAGGGGGCCGACATGGTCTTCGTCACCGCCGGTGAAGGCGGCGGCACCGGCACCGGCGGCGCACCCGTCGTGGCCAACATCGCGCGCTCGCTCGGCGCCCTCACGATCGGCGTGGTCACCCGCCCGTTCACCTTCGAGGGCCGGCGCCGGGCGAACCAGGCGGAGGACGGCATCGCCGAGCTCCGCGAAGAGGTCGACACCCTCATCGTCATTCCGAACGACCGGCTCCTGTCCATCTCGGACCGGCAGGTCTCCGTCCTCGACGCCTTCAAGTCGGCGGACCAGGTCCTGCTCTCCGGTGTCCAGGGCATCACCGACCTCATCACCACCCCGGGTCTCATCAACCTCGACTTCGCGGACGTCAAGTCCGTCATGTCCGAGGCGGGTTCGGCCCTCATGGGCATTGGCTCGGCCCGCGGCGACGACCGCGCCGTGGCCGCCGCGGAGATGGCGATCTCCTCGCCGCTCCTCGAGGCGTCCATCGACGGCGCCCGCGGCGTGCTGCTCTCCATCTCCGGCGGCTCCGACCTCGGCCTGTTCGAGATCAACGAGGCCGCCCAGCTGGTCAGCGAGGCCGCGCACCCCGAGGCGAACATCATCTTCGGCGCCGTCATCGACGACGCCCTCGGCGACGAGGTGCGGGTCACCGTGATCGCCGCCGGCTTCGACGGCGGCCAGCCGCCGAACAAGCGGGACAACGTGATCGGTTCGGCCTCGGCCAAGCGCGAGGAGCCCGCCCCGGCCTCGCGTCCGGCGCCGGCCCCCGAGCCCTCGCGCCCGAGCTTCGGCTCGCTCGGCAGCGTCACCCCGCGGGAGGAGCCCAAGGCTCCGGAGCCCGTCGAGGCCGCGCCGGTCAACGAGGCGCCGGCCGTCCCGGTCACCCCGCCCCAGGTGCCCCGGCCGTCCTACCCGGACAGCCAGGCCGAGGAGCTGGACGTCCCGGACTTCCTGAAGTGACGTTCCTGGGCCTGATGGGGACGTCGCCGAAGTGATAGGACAGCGCGACACCGTGAGCGGCGCGCACTTCGCCTTCACCGACCGGTGGGGCGGGGTGAGCGCCGCTCCGTACGCGGAGCTCAACCTCGGCGGCGCGGTCGGCGACGACCCCGCGGCCGTCCTGCGCAACCGTGAACTGGCGGCGCGGGAACTCGGCCTCGAGCCGGG
This window harbors:
- the ftsZ gene encoding cell division protein FtsZ, producing the protein MAAPQNYLAVIKVIGVGGGGVNAINRMIEVGLKGVEFIAINTDAQALLMSDADVKLDVGRELTRGLGAGANPAVGRKAAEDHREEIEEVLKGADMVFVTAGEGGGTGTGGAPVVANIARSLGALTIGVVTRPFTFEGRRRANQAEDGIAELREEVDTLIVIPNDRLLSISDRQVSVLDAFKSADQVLLSGVQGITDLITTPGLINLDFADVKSVMSEAGSALMGIGSARGDDRAVAAAEMAISSPLLEASIDGARGVLLSISGGSDLGLFEINEAAQLVSEAAHPEANIIFGAVIDDALGDEVRVTVIAAGFDGGQPPNKRDNVIGSASAKREEPAPASRPAPAPEPSRPSFGSLGSVTPREEPKAPEPVEAAPVNEAPAVPVTPPQVPRPSYPDSQAEELDVPDFLK